A stretch of Streptomyces vietnamensis DNA encodes these proteins:
- a CDS encoding LysR family transcriptional regulator ArgP, which yields MDELPLDQVRTLLAVVDEGTFDAAAAALHVTPSAVSQRVKALEQRTGRVLLMRTKPVRPTESGEVVVRFARQLARLERDARAELGLAAEQGPVRIPIAVNADSLATWFLPALTRVPQDPPICFELHREDESHTTALLREGQVMAAVTSSPDPVAGCTVRRLGLARYRAAASPEFAAVHFTGSLAEDLREAPTVVFDRRDALQDAFVRSLTGGRSGAGRIRHLVPTSDGFRDAVAFGLGWGMVPEPQAEPLLRSGRLVELAPARPMDVPLYWQQWKLDSPALSTVAEVVATAAAEALLTDRGSGAPENA from the coding sequence GTGGACGAACTTCCCCTGGACCAGGTCCGGACGCTGCTCGCGGTGGTCGACGAGGGCACCTTCGACGCCGCGGCCGCCGCCCTGCACGTGACCCCCTCCGCCGTCAGCCAGCGCGTCAAGGCCCTGGAGCAGCGCACCGGCCGGGTCCTGCTGATGCGCACCAAACCGGTGCGCCCCACCGAGTCCGGCGAGGTGGTGGTCCGGTTCGCCCGGCAGCTGGCGCGGCTCGAACGGGACGCCCGCGCCGAACTGGGCCTGGCGGCCGAGCAGGGCCCGGTCCGGATCCCGATCGCCGTCAACGCCGACTCCCTGGCCACCTGGTTCCTGCCCGCGCTCACCCGGGTTCCGCAGGACCCGCCGATCTGCTTCGAGCTCCACCGGGAGGACGAGTCCCACACCACCGCCCTGCTGCGCGAGGGCCAGGTGATGGCGGCCGTCACCTCCTCGCCCGACCCGGTGGCCGGCTGCACGGTACGGCGGCTCGGCCTGGCCCGCTACCGGGCCGCGGCCTCACCCGAGTTCGCCGCCGTCCACTTCACCGGGTCCCTGGCGGAGGACCTGCGCGAGGCCCCGACCGTGGTCTTCGACCGGCGCGACGCCCTCCAGGACGCCTTCGTACGGTCCCTCACCGGGGGCCGTTCGGGCGCGGGGCGCATCCGCCACCTCGTACCCACCTCCGACGGGTTCCGGGACGCGGTGGCCTTCGGCCTCGGCTGGGGCATGGTGCCCGAACCGCAGGCGGAGCCGCTCCTGCGCTCCGGCCGGCTGGTGGAGCTGGCGCCGGCGCGGCCCATGGACGTCCCGCTGTACTGGCAGCAGTGGAAGCTGGACTCGCCCGCCCTGTCCACCGTCGCCGAGGTGGTGGCGACGGCCGCCGCCGAAGCACTGCTCACCGACCGGGGAAGCGGCGCGCCCGAGAACGCCTGA
- a CDS encoding VOC family protein has product MLMKLTAVTLDCADPMALAAFYHRATGIPLADRSDDEFAGLRGADGGLFLGFQRVDGYRPPSWPGQEVPQQLHLDFDVDDLDEATARLVEWGATVPDVQPRPDLWRVVLDPAGHPFCLTIPRGAA; this is encoded by the coding sequence ATGCTCATGAAACTGACGGCGGTCACGCTCGACTGCGCCGACCCCATGGCCCTGGCCGCGTTCTACCACCGGGCCACGGGGATCCCGCTCGCCGACCGGTCCGACGACGAGTTCGCGGGACTGCGCGGCGCGGACGGCGGCCTGTTCCTCGGCTTCCAGCGCGTCGACGGCTACCGTCCCCCGTCCTGGCCGGGCCAGGAGGTCCCGCAGCAGCTGCACCTCGACTTCGACGTCGACGACCTGGACGAGGCCACGGCCCGCCTCGTGGAGTGGGGTGCGACCGTCCCGGACGTCCAGCCCCGGCCGGACCTGTGGCGGGTGGTCCTGGACCCGGCGGGGCACCCCTTCTGCCTGACGATCCCGCGCGGGGCCGCGTAG
- a CDS encoding SUKH-4 family immunity protein, whose product MVTFAQAQERAEEWINGDLPAYQHREVRVREFELGFVVWAEDREGGPTSDGGRQRLVIARSGEATLWPGLPVGEVIRRYEEEYGATDEVPAQAAVPAARIDLNQTSFLLSPPEWLQDAADKIGLPREESHASQESASASASVDDASDAVDAVTPSASVASSASSASSASSSEAAAAPVPAAEPVAAAAPEGDAYEPTAMDGVPAESPAAATPAPVAPPAPPAPAPASSSPWVDANASSGGVDGAVPLPATVFAPPLSGTDDEDAPPPVVGADAPTALMKGGSALPPTAIAPRLDPAAPAPGAVPPAPPTPPVAPVPAPQPSPAPAPAPAPAQAGPGAPLPPPPAPSVSGAGDIADAATSKAALPPKAGRGPTPPPPPGVPGVPGGSSGSNAYIPTQLVSQLGPDGPQPPAPAQPGPPGPPAPPGPVTPPQPVHHAATMLAHPNQGGPGAPPPPPPPPGVPGGGTPAGGIAHAATMLAHPGPGGPAGPPPPPAPAPPVHGGHTPPPAPGPVPPGPVPPGPVPPGGPVPPAYGYPQPTGQPTVGPGYQAVLRYRAPDGSEAQIIRRSAPGTPHPEWQILHELRAMNVPPQQVLELHTELASCELPGGYCARMIRETWPQARITSIAPYGRDHAGRQQGMQQLLTHQGELHQVADGPARPAPVRAPLPQVQPAPPIPPEGIAQELAGAFGPGILRFDQRAVSRQGVPEIVARTLVWAGLPADFGPFFWAQPAMPVVPTLAELAAQRQVQAAPDASSYLVLGSDFGRAICVQYGTAHIVAVPVEAGPGGQSVPPQFVNTGLPEFTRSMALLGRMWRLRFGLNPEQAGRWTVDFQAQLAMLDPAALSSPENWWSVLLEQMWDGLL is encoded by the coding sequence GTGGTGACGTTCGCGCAGGCGCAGGAGCGCGCCGAGGAATGGATCAACGGCGATCTGCCGGCGTATCAGCACCGTGAGGTGCGGGTGCGGGAGTTCGAGCTGGGGTTCGTGGTGTGGGCGGAGGACCGCGAGGGCGGTCCGACGTCGGACGGCGGGCGTCAGCGGCTGGTGATCGCGCGCAGTGGCGAGGCGACGCTGTGGCCGGGGCTGCCGGTGGGTGAGGTGATCCGGCGGTACGAGGAGGAGTACGGGGCGACGGACGAGGTTCCGGCGCAGGCGGCGGTGCCGGCGGCGCGGATCGATCTGAACCAGACGTCGTTCCTGTTGAGTCCGCCGGAGTGGCTGCAGGACGCGGCGGACAAGATCGGGCTGCCGAGGGAGGAGTCGCACGCCTCGCAGGAGAGCGCGAGTGCGTCGGCGTCGGTGGACGACGCGTCGGACGCGGTGGATGCGGTGACGCCTTCGGCTTCGGTGGCTTCGTCTGCCTCTTCTGCTTCTTCTGCTTCTTCTTCGGAGGCCGCTGCGGCTCCGGTTCCGGCTGCCGAGCCCGTCGCGGCTGCGGCTCCGGAGGGCGACGCGTACGAGCCGACGGCGATGGACGGCGTTCCGGCGGAGAGTCCTGCGGCGGCGACGCCCGCGCCGGTGGCCCCGCCGGCTCCGCCTGCTCCCGCTCCCGCGTCGTCCAGCCCGTGGGTGGACGCGAACGCGAGTTCCGGGGGTGTGGACGGGGCGGTGCCGTTGCCCGCGACCGTCTTCGCGCCGCCGCTGTCGGGTACGGACGACGAGGACGCCCCGCCGCCGGTGGTGGGCGCGGACGCGCCGACCGCCCTGATGAAGGGGGGCAGTGCGCTGCCCCCGACCGCGATCGCGCCCCGGCTCGACCCGGCCGCGCCGGCTCCGGGTGCGGTGCCCCCGGCCCCGCCGACGCCGCCGGTCGCGCCCGTGCCCGCGCCCCAGCCTTCGCCGGCTCCGGCTCCGGCCCCGGCCCCGGCTCAGGCCGGTCCGGGTGCGCCGCTGCCTCCGCCGCCCGCGCCCTCGGTGTCGGGGGCCGGGGACATCGCGGACGCCGCGACGAGCAAGGCCGCGCTGCCGCCGAAGGCCGGGCGTGGTCCGACGCCGCCTCCGCCGCCGGGGGTTCCGGGGGTGCCGGGTGGTTCGTCGGGCTCCAACGCGTACATCCCCACGCAGCTGGTGTCGCAGCTCGGGCCGGACGGGCCCCAGCCGCCCGCGCCCGCGCAGCCGGGTCCGCCCGGTCCGCCGGCCCCGCCGGGGCCGGTGACGCCGCCGCAGCCGGTGCACCACGCGGCGACGATGCTGGCCCATCCGAACCAGGGCGGTCCGGGCGCGCCTCCGCCGCCCCCGCCGCCGCCGGGTGTGCCGGGTGGCGGCACGCCCGCGGGCGGCATCGCGCATGCCGCGACGATGCTGGCGCACCCCGGTCCGGGTGGTCCGGCCGGTCCGCCGCCCCCGCCCGCTCCGGCGCCGCCGGTGCACGGCGGGCACACGCCGCCGCCCGCGCCCGGTCCGGTACCCCCGGGTCCCGTGCCGCCCGGTCCCGTGCCTCCGGGTGGTCCCGTACCCCCGGCGTACGGCTATCCGCAGCCGACGGGCCAGCCGACGGTCGGCCCCGGCTACCAGGCGGTGCTGCGCTACCGGGCACCGGACGGTTCGGAGGCGCAGATCATCCGGCGTTCGGCGCCGGGCACCCCGCATCCGGAGTGGCAGATCCTGCACGAGCTGCGGGCGATGAACGTGCCGCCGCAGCAGGTGCTCGAACTCCACACGGAGCTGGCGTCCTGTGAGCTGCCGGGTGGTTACTGCGCGCGGATGATCCGGGAGACGTGGCCGCAGGCGCGGATCACGAGCATCGCCCCGTACGGCCGTGATCACGCGGGCCGGCAGCAGGGCATGCAGCAACTCCTGACCCATCAGGGCGAGTTGCACCAGGTCGCGGACGGTCCGGCGCGTCCGGCTCCGGTGCGGGCGCCGCTGCCGCAGGTGCAGCCGGCGCCGCCGATCCCCCCGGAGGGGATCGCGCAGGAGCTGGCGGGTGCGTTCGGTCCGGGGATCCTCCGGTTCGACCAGCGGGCGGTGTCCCGGCAGGGCGTGCCGGAGATCGTGGCGCGCACGCTGGTGTGGGCGGGGCTTCCGGCGGATTTCGGTCCGTTCTTCTGGGCGCAGCCGGCGATGCCGGTGGTGCCGACGCTGGCGGAGCTGGCGGCGCAGCGGCAGGTCCAGGCCGCGCCGGACGCGAGCTCGTACCTGGTGCTCGGTTCGGACTTCGGGCGGGCGATCTGCGTCCAGTACGGGACCGCGCACATCGTGGCGGTGCCGGTGGAGGCCGGTCCGGGCGGGCAGTCGGTGCCGCCGCAGTTCGTGAACACGGGGCTGCCGGAGTTCACGCGGTCGATGGCGCTGCTCGGGCGGATGTGGCGGCTGCGGTTCGGGCTCAACCCGGAGCAGGCGGGCCGCTGGACGGTCGATTTCCAGGCGCAGTTGGCGATGCTGGATCCGGCGGCGCTGTCGTCGCCGGAGAACTGGTGGTCGGTGCTGCTCGAACAGATGTGGGACGGCTTGCTCTAG
- a CDS encoding SMI1/KNR4 family protein, whose translation MTTGRLGQDTAPPNAAYAGQVVHFPDPVRASRHPRGVRVDEHGYPDFSPYARAAAEIADPPEGFGVDELRLTDYVSANAAMAATGHELWDSIPAVATPHGWTWHHVARSRRMELVPVEVKALLRHHGGVATAAVDQSKRGTRPLQETRPVHFGLPKGRVSVSEQQLQGVEEDLGYRLPGAYRSFLKAAGGCAPVGAALDAELGLLVDQPFFTVREEAGVNDLVYVNKCLRDHLTKDYLGVAFVQGGLIALKVRGAAVGSVWFCAYDDARDSGEVAAGWTVNERVERLLLPCGADFDAFLGRLAGNPPELETVANLMVDGGFARAVPVVPVGE comes from the coding sequence ATGACGACAGGTCGGCTCGGGCAGGACACCGCGCCACCGAACGCGGCCTACGCCGGGCAGGTCGTGCATTTCCCGGATCCGGTGCGTGCTTCCCGTCACCCCAGGGGGGTACGGGTGGACGAGCACGGCTACCCGGATTTCTCGCCGTACGCGCGGGCGGCGGCGGAGATCGCCGATCCGCCGGAGGGTTTCGGTGTCGACGAGCTGCGTCTGACGGACTACGTGTCGGCGAACGCGGCGATGGCGGCGACGGGTCATGAGCTGTGGGACTCGATCCCGGCGGTGGCGACGCCGCACGGCTGGACCTGGCACCACGTGGCGCGGTCGCGGCGGATGGAGCTGGTCCCGGTCGAGGTGAAGGCGCTCCTTCGGCACCACGGTGGGGTGGCGACGGCTGCGGTCGACCAGTCGAAGCGGGGTACGCGTCCGCTGCAGGAGACCCGGCCGGTGCACTTCGGGCTGCCGAAGGGCCGGGTGTCGGTGTCGGAGCAGCAGTTGCAGGGGGTCGAGGAGGATCTCGGCTACCGGCTGCCGGGGGCGTACCGCTCCTTCCTGAAGGCGGCGGGCGGGTGCGCTCCGGTGGGGGCGGCGCTCGACGCGGAGCTGGGGCTGCTGGTCGACCAGCCGTTCTTCACGGTGCGGGAGGAGGCGGGGGTCAATGACCTCGTCTATGTCAACAAGTGTCTGCGTGACCATCTGACGAAGGACTATCTGGGTGTCGCCTTCGTCCAGGGCGGTCTGATCGCGCTGAAGGTGCGGGGTGCGGCGGTCGGTTCGGTGTGGTTCTGCGCGTACGACGACGCGCGGGACTCCGGCGAGGTGGCGGCCGGTTGGACGGTGAACGAGCGGGTGGAGCGGCTGCTGCTGCCCTGTGGTGCGGACTTCGACGCGTTCCTCGGGCGTCTGGCGGGCAATCCGCCGGAGCTGGAGACGGTGGCGAACCTGATGGTGGACGGCGGCTTCGCGCGTGCCGTGCCCGTGGTCCCGGTGGGGGAGTGA
- a CDS encoding YwqJ-related putative deaminase, which translates to MHAATTPTQGDPRLNWSSDAEASRAPLLRHRRDGILPTVGAALSVRGETLTCTAGRGDRPPVLHALVQDFLDTLTSSQRERFTGRCPEAILLSRHLTATENNRSKRAQRKPLTHSEARRSLKHAKLTARRIREDGDPLHGSYAAPCRSCTAMLAHFGVRAVDPTTPVENG; encoded by the coding sequence ATGCACGCAGCAACAACGCCCACACAGGGTGACCCACGCCTCAACTGGAGCAGCGACGCCGAGGCGAGCCGCGCACCCTTACTGCGACACCGCCGCGACGGAATCCTCCCCACCGTCGGAGCCGCCCTCTCCGTCCGCGGCGAAACCCTCACGTGCACCGCGGGCCGCGGCGACCGGCCCCCCGTCCTGCACGCCCTCGTCCAGGACTTCCTCGACACCCTCACCAGCAGCCAGCGGGAACGCTTCACCGGCCGCTGCCCCGAAGCGATCCTGCTCTCCCGGCACCTCACCGCCACCGAGAACAACCGCTCCAAGCGCGCCCAGCGCAAACCGCTCACCCACAGCGAGGCCCGCCGCTCCCTCAAGCACGCCAAACTCACCGCACGGCGCATCCGCGAGGACGGCGACCCGCTCCACGGCAGTTACGCGGCACCCTGCCGCTCCTGTACGGCGATGCTCGCCCACTTCGGTGTCCGCGCCGTCGACCCCACCACGCCTGTCGAGAACGGCTGA
- a CDS encoding SUKH-3 domain-containing protein — MPDHLSTTRFPVNVDAALREAGWQPGRWDIKLAEEWADTLRAHISPAGHRHSVFPAAVEAWAEFGGLRITAPGHGRQIAPAAVRFDPLAGLHLSRTLADLGRALDTELAPLGEEGEHQAVLAMDIEGRVYSLDHAGDWYLGRDIDAALSTLITGAQPTRLTAG, encoded by the coding sequence ATGCCCGACCACCTCAGCACCACCCGCTTCCCGGTCAACGTCGACGCCGCCCTCCGCGAGGCCGGCTGGCAGCCCGGCCGCTGGGACATCAAGCTCGCCGAAGAATGGGCCGACACCCTGCGCGCCCACATCTCCCCCGCGGGCCACCGGCACAGCGTCTTCCCCGCCGCCGTCGAAGCCTGGGCCGAATTCGGCGGCCTGCGCATCACCGCACCCGGCCACGGCCGGCAGATAGCACCCGCCGCCGTCCGCTTCGACCCCCTCGCCGGACTCCACCTCTCCCGCACGCTGGCCGACCTGGGCCGCGCCCTCGACACGGAGCTCGCCCCGCTCGGCGAGGAGGGCGAACACCAGGCCGTCCTCGCCATGGACATCGAAGGCCGCGTCTACAGCCTCGACCACGCGGGCGACTGGTACCTCGGCCGGGACATCGACGCGGCCCTGTCCACCCTGATCACAGGAGCCCAGCCGACCCGCCTTACGGCGGGCTAG
- a CDS encoding sensor histidine kinase encodes MTTTGADRDAEGVGSWWWWGRRRSAVLDVGLAAVSALECAVEGVGFADKASLPVPVGVLFGLVVGAVLLVRRRWPIVVVLVSIAVAPAEMGFFMGIVGLYSLAASDVPRRITAALAGMSTLAVFVVTVVRMRQDVAQADVGPPDIDPSGWYVPSVALFMTLGLNAPPVLFGLYIGARRRLMESLRERADSLEQELSLLADRAEQRAQWARQEERTRIAREMHDVVAHRVSLMVVHAAALQAVALKDPQKAVRNAALVGDMGRQALTELREMLGVLREEAVPAAPAAVPLAAVGRAAAAAAEAAAEDGPCLDALEALCEQSRLAGAAVELVVVGAARPYAPEVERTAYRVVQEALTNVHKHAAGAKVVVRLAHRDAEVAMQVENGPSDAAVADAGLPSGGNGLVGMRERVVRLGGVFVSGSTDAGGFKVSAVLPTGSA; translated from the coding sequence ATGACCACAACGGGGGCAGATCGGGACGCCGAGGGCGTCGGGAGTTGGTGGTGGTGGGGGAGACGGCGGAGTGCCGTCCTCGATGTCGGGCTCGCGGCCGTGTCCGCGCTGGAGTGTGCCGTCGAGGGTGTCGGGTTCGCCGACAAGGCTTCGCTGCCCGTGCCCGTGGGGGTGCTGTTCGGGCTGGTCGTCGGGGCCGTGCTGCTCGTGCGGCGGCGGTGGCCGATCGTCGTCGTGCTCGTGTCGATCGCCGTCGCGCCCGCCGAGATGGGCTTCTTCATGGGGATCGTCGGGCTGTACTCGCTCGCCGCCTCCGACGTGCCCCGGCGGATCACGGCCGCTCTCGCCGGGATGTCGACGCTCGCCGTGTTCGTCGTGACCGTCGTGCGGATGCGGCAGGACGTGGCCCAGGCCGATGTCGGGCCGCCGGACATCGATCCCAGTGGCTGGTACGTGCCGAGCGTCGCGCTCTTCATGACGCTCGGGCTCAACGCGCCGCCGGTTCTCTTCGGGCTCTACATAGGGGCCCGGCGCCGGCTCATGGAGAGTCTGCGGGAGCGGGCGGACTCGCTGGAGCAGGAGCTTTCGCTGCTCGCGGATCGGGCCGAGCAGCGGGCGCAGTGGGCGCGGCAGGAGGAGCGGACGCGGATCGCGCGGGAGATGCATGACGTCGTGGCGCACCGGGTGTCGTTGATGGTGGTGCATGCGGCGGCGTTGCAGGCGGTCGCCTTGAAGGATCCGCAGAAGGCCGTGCGGAACGCGGCCTTGGTCGGGGACATGGGGCGGCAGGCCTTGACCGAGTTGCGGGAGATGTTGGGGGTGCTCCGGGAGGAGGCCGTTCCTGCCGCTCCTGCCGCCGTTCCCCTGGCCGCCGTGGGGCGGGCCGCTGCTGCCGCTGCCGAGGCCGCCGCCGAGGACGGGCCCTGTCTGGATGCCCTGGAGGCCCTGTGTGAGCAGTCGCGGCTGGCGGGGGCGGCCGTGGAGCTGGTGGTGGTCGGTGCGGCGCGTCCGTATGCCCCGGAGGTGGAGCGGACGGCGTACCGGGTGGTGCAGGAGGCGTTGACGAACGTCCACAAGCATGCGGCGGGGGCGAAGGTCGTGGTGCGGCTGGCGCATCGGGATGCCGAGGTCGCGATGCAGGTGGAGAACGGGCCCTCCGATGCCGCGGTGGCCGATGCGGGGCTGCCGAGCGGTGGGAACGGTCTGGTCGGGATGCGGGAGCGGGTCGTGCGTCTCGGGGGTGTGTTCGTGTCCGGGTCCACCGATGCGGGTGGGTTCAAGGTGTCGGCGGTGTTGCCGACGGGGTCCGCCTAG
- the glmU gene encoding bifunctional UDP-N-acetylglucosamine diphosphorylase/glucosamine-1-phosphate N-acetyltransferase GlmU, protein MSANRPAAVVVLAAGEGTRMKSKTPKVLHEIAGRSLVGHVVSAARELEPEHLVVVVGHARELVKEHLDAYYAGTRTAVQEQQNGTGHAVRMALEELVEVPEGTIVVVCGDTPLLSGETLKALADTHAADRNAVTVLTAEVPDSTGYGRIVRDADGAVTEIVEHKDASAAQLAIREINSGVFAFDGKLLAEALGQVRTDNSQGEEYLTDVLSILREAGHRVGASLAGDHREILGINNRVQLSEARALLNQRLLERAMMAGVTVVDPASVFVDVTVTFEADAVILPGTQLHGATHIAEDAVVGPNTRLTDVTVGKGARVDNTVAFSAVIGESASVGPFAYLRPGTNLGKKSKAGTYVEMKNATIGEGTKVPHLSYVGDATIGEYTNIGAASVFVNYDGEAKHHTTIGSHCRTGSDNMFVAPITIGDGAYTAAGSVITKDVPAGSLAVARGQQRNIEGWVARKRPGSAAAQAAQVASEESAGES, encoded by the coding sequence GTGAGCGCCAACCGCCCGGCAGCCGTCGTCGTCCTCGCAGCGGGTGAGGGCACCCGCATGAAGTCGAAGACCCCCAAGGTCCTGCACGAGATCGCCGGGCGTTCGCTCGTCGGGCACGTCGTGTCCGCCGCCCGGGAGCTGGAGCCCGAGCACCTCGTCGTCGTCGTCGGGCACGCCCGGGAGCTCGTGAAGGAGCACCTCGACGCGTACTACGCCGGGACCCGGACCGCCGTCCAGGAGCAGCAGAACGGCACCGGGCATGCGGTGCGGATGGCGCTGGAGGAGCTCGTCGAGGTGCCCGAGGGGACCATCGTGGTCGTCTGCGGTGACACTCCGCTGCTGTCCGGGGAGACGCTCAAGGCCCTCGCCGACACCCACGCCGCCGACCGCAACGCCGTGACCGTGCTGACCGCCGAGGTTCCGGACTCCACCGGGTACGGGCGGATCGTGCGGGACGCCGACGGTGCCGTCACCGAGATCGTCGAGCACAAGGACGCCTCCGCCGCCCAGCTCGCGATCCGGGAGATCAACTCCGGTGTGTTCGCGTTCGACGGGAAGCTGCTCGCCGAGGCCCTGGGTCAGGTGCGGACGGACAACAGCCAGGGCGAGGAGTACCTCACCGACGTGCTGTCGATCCTCCGTGAGGCCGGTCACCGGGTGGGGGCGTCGCTCGCCGGTGACCACCGCGAGATCCTGGGGATCAACAACCGGGTGCAGCTCTCCGAGGCCCGTGCCCTGCTGAACCAGCGGCTGCTCGAGCGGGCCATGATGGCCGGTGTGACCGTCGTGGACCCCGCGTCCGTCTTCGTGGACGTGACCGTGACCTTCGAGGCCGACGCGGTGATCCTGCCGGGTACGCAGCTGCACGGGGCCACGCACATCGCCGAGGACGCGGTGGTCGGCCCGAACACGCGCCTGACGGACGTCACCGTGGGCAAGGGCGCGCGGGTGGACAACACCGTGGCCTTCTCCGCCGTGATCGGTGAGAGCGCGTCCGTGGGGCCGTTCGCGTACCTCCGTCCGGGGACGAACCTCGGGAAGAAGTCGAAGGCCGGTACGTACGTCGAGATGAAGAACGCGACGATCGGCGAGGGCACGAAGGTCCCCCACCTGTCGTACGTGGGCGACGCGACGATCGGCGAGTACACGAACATCGGCGCCGCGAGCGTGTTCGTGAACTACGACGGCGAGGCGAAGCACCACACCACGATCGGCTCTCACTGCCGTACGGGTTCGGACAACATGTTTGTGGCTCCCATCACCATCGGGGACGGGGCCTACACCGCCGCGGGGTCCGTGATCACGAAGGACGTGCCGGCCGGTTCGCTCGCCGTGGCCCGGGGCCAGCAGCGGAATATCGAGGGTTGGGTGGCCCGGAAGCGGCCCGGCAGTGCTGCCGCGCAGGCCGCTCAGGTCGCCTCTGAGGAGTCCGCCGGCGAAAGCTGA
- a CDS encoding ribose-phosphate diphosphokinase has translation MTGIKTTGEKKLMLFSGRAHPELAEEVAHQLGVGLVPTKAFDFANGEIYVRFQESARGADCFLIQSHTAPINKWIMEQLIMIDALKRASARSITVIIPSYGYARQDKKHRGREPISARLVADLLKTAGADRILTVDLHTDQIQGFFDGPVDHLSALPVLADYVGAKVDREKLTIVSPDAGRVRVADRWCDRLDAPLAIVHKRRDKDVANQVTVHEVVGDVKGRVCVLVDDMVDTGGTICAAADALFAHGAEDVIVTATHGILSGPAADRLKNSKVSEFVFTDTLPVPGALELDKITVLSIAPTIARAVREVFEDGSVTSLFEEH, from the coding sequence GTGACCGGGATCAAGACGACCGGCGAGAAGAAGCTGATGCTCTTCTCCGGCCGCGCCCACCCCGAGCTGGCCGAGGAGGTCGCGCACCAGCTGGGCGTCGGTCTCGTTCCGACCAAGGCGTTCGACTTCGCCAACGGTGAGATCTACGTCCGCTTCCAGGAGTCGGCGCGCGGCGCGGACTGCTTCCTGATCCAGAGCCACACGGCTCCGATCAACAAGTGGATCATGGAGCAGCTGATCATGATCGATGCTCTGAAGCGGGCTTCCGCCCGGAGCATCACCGTGATCATTCCGTCGTACGGCTACGCCCGTCAGGACAAGAAGCACCGTGGTCGCGAGCCGATCTCGGCGCGTCTGGTGGCGGACCTGCTGAAGACGGCGGGTGCGGACCGCATCCTGACCGTGGACCTGCACACGGACCAGATCCAGGGCTTCTTCGACGGTCCGGTGGACCACCTGTCGGCCCTTCCGGTCCTGGCGGACTACGTGGGTGCGAAGGTCGACCGCGAGAAGCTGACGATCGTGTCTCCGGACGCGGGTCGCGTGCGGGTCGCCGACCGTTGGTGCGACCGTCTGGACGCGCCGCTCGCGATCGTGCACAAGCGCCGTGACAAGGACGTCGCGAACCAGGTGACGGTGCACGAGGTCGTCGGTGACGTGAAGGGCCGTGTGTGTGTCCTGGTGGACGACATGGTCGACACGGGTGGCACGATCTGCGCCGCCGCCGACGCGCTGTTCGCGCACGGTGCCGAGGACGTCATCGTGACGGCCACGCACGGCATCCTGTCGGGTCCGGCCGCGGACCGGCTGAAGAACTCCAAGGTGAGCGAGTTCGTGTTCACGGACACGCTGCCGGTGCCGGGCGCCCTTGAGCTCGACAAGATCACGGTGCTTTCGATCGCGCCGACGATCGCGCGCGCGGTGCGCGAGGTGTTCGAGGACGGTTCGGTGACGAGCCTCTTCGAGGAGCACTGA